Proteins from a genomic interval of Youhaiella tibetensis:
- a CDS encoding GGDEF domain-containing protein has translation MLERFKQTTARDWLFVIGWTALGTLGCMLFGLIYMRAAFFGLEPRAMQQAFTSAIVMPLLVAPPLFLFMTLKIVALRCANRRLSRDASTDSLTDVLNRGAFAREIDRFLEVGSPCGQRGALLVIDADNFKSINDRFGHHHGDEALTIIARSIRAILRSGDLVGRLGGEEFGVFLPGVDMDTATSLAERIRKAINLAVFAPTGQASQLSVSVGGAVFETGIGFTDLFRQADRSLYQAKRFGRNRVEVVAAAALQRQVAIV, from the coding sequence ATGCTCGAACGATTCAAGCAGACGACGGCACGTGACTGGCTCTTCGTGATCGGCTGGACGGCACTGGGCACCCTGGGCTGCATGCTGTTCGGTCTGATCTATATGCGCGCCGCATTTTTCGGGCTCGAACCCCGTGCCATGCAGCAGGCGTTCACCAGTGCAATCGTGATGCCGCTGCTGGTGGCGCCGCCATTGTTCCTGTTCATGACGCTCAAGATCGTGGCGCTGCGCTGCGCCAACCGGCGGCTGAGCAGAGACGCCTCCACCGACAGCCTGACCGATGTTCTCAACCGCGGCGCCTTCGCTCGGGAGATCGACCGGTTTCTCGAGGTGGGAAGTCCGTGTGGCCAGCGCGGGGCGCTGCTGGTGATCGATGCGGACAACTTCAAATCGATCAACGACCGGTTCGGCCATCACCACGGGGACGAGGCGCTGACCATCATCGCGCGCTCCATCCGCGCCATCCTGCGTTCGGGCGATCTGGTGGGACGCCTCGGGGGCGAGGAATTCGGCGTGTTCCTGCCCGGGGTGGACATGGACACGGCCACCTCGCTCGCCGAGCGCATCCGCAAGGCCATCAACCTGGCGGTCTTCGCGCCGACCGGGCAGGCCAGCCAGCTTTCGGTGAGCGTGGGAGGCGCAGTCTTCGAGACCGGGATCGGCTTCACCGATCTTTTCCGGCAGGCCGACCGCAGCCTCTACCAGGCAAAGCGTTTCGGGCGGAATCGGGTGGAAGTGGTGGCCGCCGCGGCCCTGCAGCGCCAGGTCGCTATAGTCTAA
- a CDS encoding cell division protein ZapA, producing the protein MPEVNVEINGRKYRMACEEGQEPHLIALADRFNRSIDNLKNAFGEIGDNRLTVMAGIAALDELEEAEKRIATLQKEVAELTHAGQHIAQEAQELEARFAKKLSETARKVEAIATAIDETGQAPN; encoded by the coding sequence ATGCCCGAGGTCAATGTAGAGATCAATGGCCGCAAGTACCGGATGGCCTGCGAAGAGGGGCAGGAGCCGCACCTCATCGCGCTTGCCGATCGCTTCAACCGCTCGATCGACAATCTCAAGAACGCTTTCGGCGAGATCGGCGACAACCGGCTGACGGTGATGGCGGGCATCGCGGCGCTCGATGAACTCGAGGAAGCCGAGAAGCGGATCGCGACCCTGCAGAAGGAAGTGGCCGAGCTGACCCATGCCGGCCAGCACATCGCCCAGGAGGCCCAGGAGCTCGAAGCGCGGTTCGCCAAGAAGCTCTCGGAGACCGCGCGGAAGGTCGAGGCCATCGCCACCGCCATCGACGAGACCGGCCAGGCGCCCAATTGA
- a CDS encoding DUF4164 family protein — MGDTTLEDGYESASARLDRAVGRLEASVRSLNGRMRALNRIEADTQQLVRDRARLAGELDKASAKAKRLDDSAHEVSRRLVDAMETVREVLTK, encoded by the coding sequence ATGGGCGATACAACCCTTGAAGACGGCTATGAAAGCGCGTCTGCGCGACTCGATCGCGCGGTGGGCAGGCTCGAGGCGAGCGTGAGAAGCCTCAACGGGCGCATGCGTGCGCTCAATCGCATCGAGGCCGACACCCAGCAACTGGTGCGCGACCGCGCCCGGCTGGCCGGTGAGCTGGACAAGGCCTCGGCCAAGGCCAAGCGGCTCGATGACAGTGCGCACGAAGTGTCCCGACGCCTGGTCGATGCCATGGAAACGGTGCGCGAAGTCCTGACGAAGTGA
- the tkt gene encoding transketolase, with protein MTNTAQQNDMANAIRSLSMDAVEKANSGHPGLPMGCADIATVLFTKVMKFDPANPKWADRDRFILSAGHGSMLLYSSLYLLGYGDMTLDQIKNFRQLGSKTAGHPEYGFAQGIETTTGPLGQGIGNSVGFAVAEAKLAAEFGSDLVDHHTWVLAGDGCLMEGISQEAISLAGHLKLNKLVVIWDNNGITIDGKVSNADSTDQIARFHACGWNTIEIDGHDQAQIEKALLDAKKSDKPTLIAARTTIGFGAPKKAGTEKVHGSPLGAEELAGAKAALGITYPAFEVPAEIINAWRAAGTRSQNIRGEWEARLAKSDKRAEFERRMAGDLPSDYAAAMDAFKKKLAEDKPKVASRKASQNALDVINAVVPETVGGSADLTGSNLTNTPQTLPFTDADRTGRYMRYGIREHEMAAAMNGIALHGGYIPYGGTFLVFTDYARPAIRLSALMEQRVIYVMTHDSIGLGEDGPTHQPVEHLSALRAIPELLVLRPADATETLECWQIALEHKDRPSILALSRQNLPALRTEYVKENLSAKGAYKIAGDDNADAVIFATGSEVSIAVEAQKQLAEKGVSAKVVSVPSMELFAKQSDAYRASILGNAKARVAVEAGISMSWDKLLGDKGRFVGMHGFGASAPAEALYEHFGITANAVVEAVTAQL; from the coding sequence ATGACCAATACCGCCCAGCAGAACGATATGGCCAACGCCATCCGGTCCTTGTCCATGGATGCTGTGGAAAAAGCCAATTCCGGTCACCCGGGCCTGCCCATGGGCTGCGCCGATATCGCCACGGTGCTGTTCACCAAGGTCATGAAGTTCGATCCGGCCAACCCCAAGTGGGCTGACCGCGACCGCTTCATCCTCTCTGCCGGCCACGGCTCGATGCTGCTCTACTCCTCGCTCTACCTGCTCGGGTACGGCGACATGACCCTCGACCAGATCAAGAATTTCCGCCAGCTCGGTTCCAAGACCGCCGGCCACCCCGAATACGGCTTTGCCCAGGGCATCGAGACCACCACCGGCCCCCTCGGCCAGGGCATCGGCAACTCGGTCGGCTTCGCCGTGGCCGAAGCCAAGCTCGCCGCCGAGTTCGGCTCGGACCTGGTCGATCACCACACCTGGGTGCTGGCCGGCGACGGGTGCCTGATGGAAGGCATCTCCCAGGAAGCCATTTCGCTGGCCGGGCACCTCAAGCTCAACAAGCTGGTGGTGATCTGGGACAACAACGGCATCACCATCGACGGCAAGGTGTCGAACGCCGACTCCACCGACCAGATCGCCCGCTTCCACGCCTGCGGCTGGAACACCATCGAGATCGACGGCCATGACCAGGCCCAGATCGAAAAGGCCCTGCTCGACGCCAAGAAGAGCGACAAGCCGACCCTGATCGCGGCCAGGACCACGATCGGCTTCGGCGCGCCCAAGAAGGCCGGCACCGAAAAGGTCCACGGTTCGCCCCTGGGCGCCGAGGAACTGGCCGGCGCCAAGGCCGCGCTCGGCATCACCTACCCGGCTTTCGAGGTTCCGGCCGAAATCATCAACGCCTGGCGCGCCGCCGGCACCCGCTCGCAGAACATCCGCGGCGAATGGGAAGCCCGCCTCGCCAAGTCCGACAAGCGCGCCGAGTTCGAGCGCCGCATGGCCGGCGACCTGCCGTCCGATTACGCGGCGGCCATGGACGCCTTCAAGAAGAAGCTCGCCGAGGACAAGCCCAAGGTCGCGTCGCGCAAGGCCAGCCAGAACGCCCTCGACGTCATCAATGCGGTGGTTCCGGAAACCGTGGGCGGCTCGGCTGACCTCACCGGCTCCAACCTTACCAACACGCCCCAGACCCTGCCCTTCACCGATGCAGACCGCACCGGCCGCTACATGCGCTACGGCATCCGCGAGCATGAAATGGCTGCGGCCATGAACGGTATCGCGCTCCATGGCGGCTATATCCCCTATGGCGGCACGTTCCTGGTCTTCACCGACTATGCGCGTCCGGCCATCCGCCTCTCGGCTCTCATGGAACAGCGCGTCATCTACGTGATGACCCACGATTCCATCGGCCTGGGCGAAGACGGCCCGACCCACCAGCCCGTGGAACACCTCTCGGCCCTGCGCGCCATTCCCGAGCTCCTGGTGCTGCGTCCCGCCGACGCCACCGAGACGCTCGAATGCTGGCAGATCGCGCTCGAGCACAAGGATCGCCCCTCGATCCTCGCCCTCTCGCGCCAGAACCTGCCGGCCCTGCGCACCGAATACGTCAAGGAAAACCTCTCGGCCAAGGGCGCCTACAAGATCGCCGGCGACGACAATGCCGACGCCGTGATCTTCGCCACGGGCTCCGAAGTCTCGATCGCTGTCGAGGCCCAGAAGCAGCTCGCCGAAAAGGGCGTGTCCGCCAAGGTCGTCTCGGTGCCGAGCATGGAGCTCTTTGCCAAGCAGTCGGACGCCTACCGCGCTTCGATCCTGGGCAATGCCAAGGCCCGCGTGGCGGTGGAAGCGGGCATCTCGATGAGCTGGGACAAGCTCCTCGGCGACAAGGGCCGGTTCGTGGGCATGCACGGCTTCGGCGCGTCCGCCCCGGCCGAAGCCCTCTACGAACACTTCGGCATCACGGCCAACGCCGTTGTTGAAGCCGTCACGGCACAGTTGTAA
- the gap gene encoding type I glyceraldehyde-3-phosphate dehydrogenase, which translates to MAVRVAINGFGRIGRNVLRAIIESGRTDIEVVAINDLGPVETNAHLLRFDSVHGRFPHDVKVVGDTIDVGRGPIKVTAVKNPAELPHKDLGVDIALECTGIFTARDKAALHLEAGAKKVLVSAPSEGADLTVVYGINDAKLGKEHIVVSNASCTTNCLAPLAFVLNETFGIEKGMMTTIHSYTGDQPTLDTMHKDLYRGRAAALSQIPTSTGAAKAIGLVLPELKGKLDGVSVRVPTPNVSLVDFKFIAKRKVTADEVNQALIQAADGKLKGILGYTRFPNVSIDFNHDSHSSTVALDQTKVMEGDFVSVLSWYDNEWGFSNRMADTAVALGKTL; encoded by the coding sequence ATGGCAGTTCGCGTCGCCATCAATGGATTTGGCCGTATCGGCCGCAACGTTCTGCGGGCGATCATCGAAAGTGGCCGCACCGACATCGAAGTGGTCGCCATCAACGATCTCGGCCCGGTGGAAACCAACGCCCACCTCCTGCGCTTCGACTCGGTCCATGGCCGCTTTCCGCATGACGTGAAGGTCGTCGGCGACACCATCGACGTGGGCCGCGGCCCCATCAAGGTGACCGCCGTCAAGAACCCGGCCGAGCTGCCGCACAAGGACCTGGGCGTCGATATCGCGCTCGAGTGCACGGGCATCTTCACCGCCCGCGACAAGGCCGCGCTGCACCTGGAAGCCGGTGCCAAGAAGGTGCTGGTCTCCGCCCCCTCCGAAGGCGCCGACCTCACCGTCGTCTACGGCATCAACGACGCCAAGCTGGGCAAGGAGCACATCGTCGTCTCCAACGCCTCGTGCACGACCAACTGCCTGGCCCCGCTGGCTTTCGTGCTCAACGAGACGTTCGGCATCGAAAAGGGAATGATGACCACCATCCATTCCTATACCGGTGACCAGCCGACCCTCGACACCATGCACAAGGATCTCTATCGCGGCCGTGCCGCCGCGCTCTCGCAGATCCCGACCTCGACCGGCGCCGCCAAGGCCATCGGCCTGGTGCTCCCCGAGCTCAAGGGCAAGCTCGATGGCGTCTCGGTGCGCGTGCCGACCCCGAACGTGTCGCTCGTCGACTTCAAGTTCATCGCCAAGCGCAAGGTCACTGCCGACGAGGTCAACCAGGCCCTGATCCAGGCCGCCGACGGCAAGCTCAAGGGCATCCTGGGCTACACCCGCTTCCCCAACGTCTCGATCGACTTCAACCACGACTCGCACTCCTCGACCGTGGCGCTCGACCAGACCAAGGTCATGGAAGGCGACTTCGTCTCGGTGCTGTCCTGGTACGACAACGAATGGGGCTTCTCCAACCGCATGGCCGATACCGCCGTGGCCCTGGGCAAGACGCTCTGA
- a CDS encoding phosphoglycerate kinase codes for MAGFKTLGDLDLKGKRVLLRADLNVPVADGKVTDATRIERIVPTIREIIKADGKVILLSHFGRPKGKVDPQYSLEQVASTVADVTGHPVGFVATDWVDVSDAKAAIDGAPAGSILLLENTRFHPGEEANDVELAKRMASLGDVYVNDAFSAAHRAHASTEALAHLLPAAAGLAMQAELEALEAGLGNPKKPVIAIVGGAKVSTKIDLLENLVTKVDGLVIGGGMANTFLHAMGYGIGKSLAEKDLAETANRIMETAEKHKCAIILPIDGAVAWHFEANAPHRFYGVDAVDPEGMILDVGPSSIERIQGAIDDASTVVWNGPLGAFEIAPFDTGTVEVARHVAARTKAGKLVSVAGGGDTVAALAHAGVKDEFTYVSTAGGAFLEWMEGKPLPGVEALKTA; via the coding sequence ATGGCCGGTTTCAAGACCCTCGGCGACCTTGACCTCAAGGGAAAGCGCGTGCTGCTGCGCGCCGATCTCAACGTACCCGTCGCCGACGGCAAGGTGACCGATGCCACCCGCATCGAGCGCATCGTCCCCACCATCCGCGAGATCATCAAGGCGGACGGCAAGGTCATCCTGCTCTCCCATTTCGGCCGCCCAAAGGGCAAGGTCGACCCGCAATATTCGCTCGAGCAGGTCGCCTCGACCGTCGCTGACGTTACCGGCCATCCCGTCGGCTTCGTCGCCACCGACTGGGTGGACGTCTCCGATGCCAAGGCAGCCATCGACGGCGCGCCGGCCGGCAGCATCCTGCTGCTCGAAAACACCCGCTTCCATCCGGGCGAGGAAGCCAACGACGTCGAGCTGGCCAAGCGCATGGCCAGCCTTGGCGACGTCTATGTCAACGACGCCTTTTCAGCCGCGCACCGCGCCCACGCCTCCACCGAAGCCCTGGCGCACCTGCTGCCGGCGGCGGCGGGCCTGGCCATGCAGGCCGAACTAGAAGCCCTTGAGGCCGGGCTGGGCAACCCCAAGAAGCCGGTCATCGCCATCGTGGGCGGCGCCAAGGTTTCGACCAAGATCGACCTGCTTGAAAACCTCGTGACCAAGGTCGACGGCCTCGTCATCGGCGGCGGCATGGCCAATACGTTCCTGCACGCTATGGGCTATGGCATCGGCAAGTCGCTGGCCGAAAAGGATCTGGCCGAGACCGCCAACCGCATCATGGAAACCGCCGAAAAGCACAAGTGCGCCATCATCCTGCCCATCGACGGAGCGGTGGCGTGGCACTTCGAGGCCAACGCGCCCCACCGCTTCTATGGCGTGGACGCCGTTGATCCTGAAGGCATGATCCTCGATGTCGGCCCCTCCTCGATTGAGCGCATCCAGGGCGCGATCGACGATGCCTCGACCGTCGTCTGGAACGGCCCGCTCGGCGCCTTCGAGATCGCCCCCTTCGATACCGGCACCGTCGAAGTCGCCCGCCACGTGGCAGCGCGCACCAAGGCCGGCAAGCTGGTTTCCGTGGCCGGTGGCGGCGATACCGTCGCCGCGCTTGCCCATGCCGGGGTCAAGGACGAGTTCACCTATGTTTCGACCGCCGGTGGCGCCTTCCTCGAATGGATGGAGGGCAAGCCCCTGCCGGGCGTGGAGGCTCTCAAGACGGCCTAG
- a CDS encoding class I fructose-bisphosphate aldolase, with protein sequence MSLNAIARKLVEPGKGILAADESEPTIAKRFAAIGIGNTPELRRDYREMLFRSREAMTKYISGAILTEETLKQDGADGTAFIALLADSDVIPGIKVDRGTFPMPGTDGEKITEGLDGLRQRLAEYAALGAGFAKWRAVITIAEQAPTRNAMRANAHALARYAMLCQEAGIVPVVEPEVVGDGEPGDHSIERCQEVTEETLETVFKELRLAGVDFTGMLLKPNMVLAGHKAERQADVEEVARRTVETLRATVPASVPGIAFLSGGQTDEEATAHLSAMNRLPGLPWNVTFSYGRALQNAALRLWAGRAENIVGAQAAFAHRARMNSLASLGEWQGDLDRAA encoded by the coding sequence ATGTCGTTGAATGCCATTGCTCGAAAGCTAGTCGAGCCGGGCAAGGGCATTCTCGCCGCCGACGAATCCGAACCGACGATCGCCAAGCGTTTCGCGGCGATCGGCATCGGCAACACGCCCGAGCTGCGCCGCGATTACCGCGAGATGCTGTTCCGCTCGCGCGAGGCGATGACCAAGTACATCTCGGGCGCCATCCTCACCGAGGAAACGCTCAAGCAGGACGGTGCCGACGGCACCGCCTTCATCGCGCTCCTCGCCGATAGCGACGTCATCCCGGGCATCAAGGTCGATCGCGGCACTTTCCCGATGCCGGGTACCGATGGCGAAAAGATCACCGAAGGCCTCGATGGCCTGCGCCAGCGCCTGGCCGAATACGCAGCCCTGGGCGCCGGCTTTGCCAAGTGGCGCGCCGTCATCACCATTGCCGAGCAGGCCCCGACCCGCAACGCAATGCGCGCCAATGCCCATGCCCTCGCCCGTTACGCCATGCTCTGCCAGGAAGCCGGCATCGTGCCGGTGGTCGAGCCGGAAGTCGTCGGCGACGGCGAGCCGGGCGACCACTCCATCGAGCGCTGCCAGGAAGTGACCGAGGAAACCCTCGAAACCGTCTTCAAGGAACTCCGCCTCGCCGGCGTCGACTTCACCGGCATGCTGCTCAAGCCGAACATGGTTCTCGCCGGCCACAAGGCCGAGCGCCAGGCCGATGTCGAGGAAGTTGCGCGCCGCACCGTCGAGACGCTGCGCGCCACCGTTCCCGCCTCGGTCCCGGGCATCGCCTTCCTTTCGGGCGGCCAGACCGATGAGGAAGCCACCGCGCACCTCAGTGCCATGAACCGCCTGCCGGGCCTACCCTGGAACGTGACGTTCTCCTATGGCCGCGCCCTGCAGAATGCGGCGCTTCGCCTCTGGGCCGGGCGCGCCGAGAACATCGTGGGCGCCCAGGCCGCTTTCGCTCATCGGGCCCGCATGAACAGCCTGGCTTCGCTAGGCGAATGGCAGGGCGATCTCGATCGCGCCGCCTGA
- a CDS encoding thiamine phosphate synthase produces MSAQIFLVAPADADIAAFAPILEGALASVPVSALFLPRGARSENAYKDFVKTVAPIAQSEGCAVLIEGEPGWVRTLGADGLHVFGSAKALPATREAAAALKPQMIVGAGPAASRHDAMGLGELDIDYVLFGPLEGALSAEARDMASWWAQTMEVPAVLSDPQADGETADAAGCEFLAVGESVWKAPQGAAIALSEIAQRLETL; encoded by the coding sequence ATGTCAGCCCAGATCTTCCTTGTCGCCCCCGCCGATGCGGACATCGCCGCGTTCGCCCCGATCCTGGAGGGCGCGCTGGCCTCGGTCCCCGTTTCGGCCCTGTTCCTGCCGCGCGGCGCCCGCAGCGAGAATGCGTACAAGGATTTCGTCAAGACGGTCGCTCCGATCGCGCAGTCCGAGGGCTGCGCCGTGTTGATCGAAGGCGAACCGGGCTGGGTGCGCACCCTGGGCGCGGACGGGCTGCATGTCTTCGGTTCGGCCAAGGCGCTGCCCGCCACGCGAGAGGCCGCCGCCGCCCTCAAGCCGCAGATGATCGTGGGGGCCGGTCCGGCCGCCAGCCGGCACGACGCCATGGGGCTGGGCGAACTCGATATCGACTACGTCCTTTTCGGCCCGCTCGAGGGCGCGCTGTCCGCCGAAGCGCGGGACATGGCTTCCTGGTGGGCCCAGACCATGGAAGTGCCCGCCGTTCTCTCCGACCCGCAGGCCGATGGCGAAACTGCCGACGCGGCCGGCTGCGAATTCCTGGCCGTGGGTGAAAGCGTCTGGAAAGCGCCACAAGGAGCCGCTATTGCCTTGAGCGAAATCGCCCAGCGACTGGAGACTCTCTGA
- a CDS encoding tetratricopeptide repeat protein, with product MPKRLASAIAALILASTAATATLAQTEDARAISEDIFGSKTPPDEAYGAFQRGYYLTALALALPRAEKGDPAAQTLIGEIYARGLGVAENVARASGWYALASKNGDMMGTFELALLYQDGRGVPKSREKAAELFKKAADAGYMPAKYNLAMLYVEGVYVEPNMTKAAELLKEAADSGMPEAQYDYGVLLMEGAGAAPNPKEGAHQIGLAADQGLPAAQVEYATMLYLGKGVEKNLPEAVKWYRKAAMAGNAVAQNRYAKLLAVGEGVDLDLQEAAMWRSLAKRQGLNDPTLDKLLVSIPADELAQAENRARYWPGEPPTTTADAGEPAKAP from the coding sequence ATGCCCAAACGCTTGGCCAGCGCCATCGCCGCACTCATTCTCGCCTCGACCGCCGCCACCGCCACCCTGGCGCAGACCGAGGACGCCCGCGCCATCAGCGAAGACATCTTCGGCTCCAAGACCCCGCCCGACGAGGCCTACGGGGCCTTCCAGCGCGGCTATTACCTCACCGCCCTCGCCCTGGCCCTGCCCCGGGCCGAAAAGGGCGACCCCGCCGCCCAGACGCTCATCGGGGAAATCTACGCCCGCGGGCTCGGCGTCGCCGAGAATGTGGCGCGCGCCTCGGGCTGGTATGCGCTTGCCAGCAAGAACGGCGACATGATGGGCACGTTCGAGCTCGCCCTGCTCTACCAGGATGGCCGCGGCGTGCCCAAGAGCCGCGAAAAGGCCGCCGAGCTGTTCAAGAAGGCCGCCGACGCCGGCTACATGCCCGCAAAATACAACCTGGCCATGCTCTACGTCGAAGGCGTCTACGTCGAACCCAACATGACCAAGGCCGCCGAGTTGCTCAAGGAAGCCGCCGATTCCGGCATGCCTGAGGCGCAGTACGACTATGGCGTCCTCCTCATGGAAGGCGCCGGCGCTGCCCCCAACCCCAAGGAAGGCGCCCACCAGATCGGCCTGGCCGCCGACCAGGGCCTGCCGGCCGCCCAGGTCGAATATGCCACCATGCTCTATCTCGGCAAGGGCGTCGAAAAGAACCTGCCCGAGGCGGTTAAGTGGTACCGCAAGGCCGCCATGGCCGGGAATGCAGTGGCCCAGAACCGCTACGCCAAGCTGCTGGCGGTGGGCGAAGGGGTGGACCTCGACCTCCAGGAGGCCGCCATGTGGCGCTCGCTCGCCAAGCGGCAGGGCCTGAACGATCCGACGCTCGACAAACTCCTCGTCTCCATCCCTGCCGACGAGCTGGCACAGGCGGAAAACCGGGCCCGCTACTGGCCGGGCGAGCCCCCGACCACTACCGCCGATGCGGGCGAACCTGCCAAGGCCCCTTGA
- a CDS encoding inositol monophosphatase family protein — MARSALLNVMVQAAIKAGKSLTRDFGEVENLQVSRKGPADFVSAADRRAEQIVFEELRKARPTYAFLMEESGEVAGTDGQHRWIIDPLDGTTNFLHSIPLFAVAIALERGDEIVASLIYNPVMDEMFTAEKGGGTWLNERKRLRVAARRHLADAVVATGIKVMNPSEDALALRQVNHISPAVAGIRRSGSASTDLAWVAAGRFDAYWENQLKPWDVAPGLLMVKEAGGFVSDYAGTGGSIWNGQVVAGNETIQGLLLKEIKAVK, encoded by the coding sequence ATGGCCCGCTCCGCACTGCTCAATGTCATGGTTCAGGCCGCCATCAAGGCCGGCAAGTCCCTCACCCGCGACTTCGGCGAAGTCGAAAACCTGCAGGTGTCCCGTAAGGGCCCGGCCGATTTCGTCTCGGCCGCCGACCGCCGCGCCGAACAGATCGTCTTCGAGGAACTGCGCAAGGCGCGCCCGACCTATGCCTTCCTGATGGAAGAGAGCGGCGAAGTCGCCGGCACCGACGGCCAGCACCGCTGGATCATCGACCCGCTCGACGGCACCACCAATTTCCTGCACTCGATCCCGCTCTTCGCGGTCGCCATCGCGCTCGAGCGCGGCGACGAGATCGTGGCCTCCCTGATCTACAATCCCGTCATGGACGAGATGTTCACCGCCGAAAAGGGCGGCGGCACCTGGCTCAACGAGCGCAAGCGCCTGCGCGTGGCCGCCCGCCGGCACCTGGCCGACGCGGTCGTGGCCACCGGCATCAAGGTGATGAACCCATCCGAAGACGCCCTGGCCCTGCGCCAGGTCAATCACATTTCCCCGGCCGTCGCCGGCATCCGCCGCTCGGGCTCGGCCTCCACCGACCTGGCCTGGGTCGCGGCCGGCCGCTTCGATGCCTATTGGGAAAACCAGCTCAAGCCCTGGGACGTGGCGCCCGGCCTGCTGATGGTCAAGGAAGCCGGCGGGTTCGTGTCGGACTATGCCGGCACCGGCGGCAGCATCTGGAACGGCCAGGTCGTGGCCGGCAACGAAACCATCCAGGGCCTGCTGCTCAAGGAAATCAAAGCCGTCAAATAA
- a CDS encoding peptidoglycan -binding protein, with translation MALSRRSREVTNYWPGFVDALSSLLLVIIFLLSLFMLTQFFTNQELLGKDTALSRLNSQIAELTDLLQLERANNSDLESTIANLTATLSGAEQERDSLKGQLAGIGLGDTGKDQTIADLNAQLAGEKEVSREAAAQVALLNQQLAALRTQIGALEEALQASETRDTESRTKIADLGRRLNVALAQRVQDLSRYRSDFFGRLRQILEGRADVRVVGDRFVFQSEVLFEPGKADISEGGIADLQGLAQAILQLEQEIPPDINWVLRIDGHTDKRPISNAQFPSNWELSAARAISVAKYLVSQGVSPNRLVAAGFGEFSPLDPGDTEEAYRKNRRIEFKLTEG, from the coding sequence ATGGCCCTCAGCCGCCGCTCCCGCGAGGTCACCAATTACTGGCCGGGTTTTGTCGATGCCCTGTCGAGCCTTCTGCTCGTCATCATCTTCCTCCTGTCCCTGTTCATGCTCACCCAGTTCTTCACCAACCAGGAACTGCTGGGCAAGGACACCGCGCTTTCGCGCCTCAACTCCCAGATCGCCGAGCTAACCGACCTGCTCCAGCTCGAGCGCGCCAACAATTCCGACCTCGAATCCACAATCGCCAACCTCACGGCCACCCTGAGTGGGGCCGAACAGGAGCGCGACAGCCTCAAGGGCCAGCTTGCCGGGATCGGCCTGGGCGACACCGGCAAGGACCAGACCATTGCCGACCTCAACGCCCAGCTCGCCGGCGAGAAGGAAGTTTCCCGCGAGGCGGCGGCGCAGGTGGCACTGCTCAACCAGCAGCTCGCGGCGCTGCGCACCCAGATCGGCGCACTCGAGGAAGCCCTCCAGGCCTCCGAGACCCGCGACACCGAATCGCGCACAAAAATCGCCGACCTCGGACGGCGCCTCAACGTAGCGCTCGCCCAGCGCGTCCAGGACCTTTCGCGCTACCGGTCGGATTTCTTCGGTCGCCTGCGCCAGATTCTCGAGGGGCGCGCCGACGTGCGGGTAGTGGGCGACCGCTTCGTCTTCCAGTCCGAAGTGTTGTTCGAGCCGGGCAAGGCCGACATTTCGGAGGGCGGCATCGCCGACCTCCAGGGCCTGGCCCAGGCCATCCTCCAGCTCGAGCAGGAAATCCCGCCCGACATCAACTGGGTGCTGCGCATCGACGGCCATACCGACAAGCGCCCGATCTCGAACGCACAGTTCCCCTCCAACTGGGAGCTCTCGGCGGCCCGCGCCATTTCGGTGGCGAAATACCTGGTCAGCCAGGGTGTCTCGCCCAATCGCCTTGTGGCTGCCGGCTTCGGCGAGTTCTCCCCGCTCGATCCGGGCGACACCGAAGAGGCCTACCGCAAGAACCGCCGCATCGAGTTCAAGCTTACTGAAGGCTGA
- a CDS encoding GFA family protein: MTISGTCHCGATRFEVATVPTEAVECNCTYCSKAGGLWAYYEPEDFSAAGPDRVYSKTGYNKHHFCPTCGCQTYGVSPKWSLDGSHELDKFRIGVNVRLLDDFDPSGLTITKMDGRHLW, encoded by the coding sequence ATGACCATCTCGGGAACCTGCCATTGCGGTGCCACCCGCTTCGAAGTCGCCACCGTGCCGACCGAGGCGGTCGAGTGCAACTGCACCTATTGCAGCAAGGCGGGGGGCCTTTGGGCCTATTACGAGCCGGAGGACTTCTCCGCCGCCGGACCGGACCGCGTCTATTCGAAGACCGGCTACAACAAGCACCACTTCTGTCCGACCTGCGGCTGCCAGACCTATGGGGTTTCCCCCAAGTGGTCGCTCGATGGCTCCCATGAACTCGACAAGTTCCGGATCGGCGTAAATGTACGCCTGCTCGATGATTTCGATCCGTCAGGGCTCACGATCACGAAGATGGATGGCCGGCATCTTTGGTAG